A genomic window from Streptomyces sp. NBC_01429 includes:
- a CDS encoding LysE/ArgO family amino acid transporter, producing the protein MGTALTATAAGFGTGLSLIVAIGAQNAFVLRQGIRREAVLPVVAICALSDALLIACGIGGLGVLVTAWPSALVTVRVVGALFLLCYGALAVRRACRPSGLNGGGPEVRSGRRAVLTCLAMTWLNPHVYLDTVLLLGAVAATYGTLRWEFGAGAVLASLCWFAALGYGARLLAGFFRRASSWRVLDGLVAATMLAGAAAFAAGV; encoded by the coding sequence ATGGGAACCGCGCTCACCGCCACCGCCGCCGGATTCGGCACCGGCCTCTCGCTCATCGTCGCCATCGGCGCGCAGAACGCCTTCGTCCTGCGCCAGGGCATCCGTCGCGAGGCCGTCCTGCCGGTGGTGGCGATCTGCGCGCTCTCCGACGCGCTGCTCATCGCCTGCGGAATCGGCGGCCTCGGCGTGCTGGTCACCGCCTGGCCGTCGGCGCTGGTGACGGTGCGCGTCGTCGGCGCGCTCTTCCTGCTCTGTTACGGGGCGCTCGCCGTCCGCCGGGCCTGCCGGCCCTCCGGCCTGAACGGCGGGGGACCGGAGGTGCGCTCGGGACGCCGGGCCGTGCTGACCTGCCTCGCCATGACCTGGCTGAACCCCCATGTCTACCTGGACACGGTGCTGCTGCTCGGCGCCGTCGCGGCCACCTACGGGACGCTGCGCTGGGAGTTCGGCGCCGGCGCCGTGCTGGCCAGCCTGTGCTGGTTCGCCGCGCTCGGCTACGGGGCCCGCCTCCTGGCAGGCTTCTTCCGCCGCGCCTCGTCCTGGCGCGTCCTCGACGGCCTGGTGGCCGCGACGATGCTGGCGGGCGCGGCGGCGTTCGCGGCGGGGGTGTGA
- the mshD gene encoding mycothiol synthase gives MTDAAAHEPGRQIQTLDALTPEQAEEVLGLLAEAADSDGVQAVSEQGRLQLRGGHREGVRHFLLSADGELVGYGQLEDTDPIEAPAAELVIRPGRRGRGHGRALGAAMLAASGKRLRAWAHGGKSAARHLAQVLGLTLFRELRQLRRPLNPLAVAEPVLPAGVTVRTFVPGQDDAAWLAVNAAAFAHHPEQGGLTQRDLDDRTGEPWFDPKGFFLAERDGELIGFHWTKTHARERLGEVYVLGIRPDAQGGGLGKALTAIGLRHLAAEGLPTAMLYVDADNSAAVTVYERLGFATHEVDLMYRTES, from the coding sequence ATGACTGACGCAGCAGCCCACGAGCCCGGCCGGCAGATCCAGACCCTCGACGCGCTCACCCCCGAGCAGGCCGAGGAGGTCCTCGGCCTGCTCGCGGAGGCGGCCGACTCGGACGGCGTGCAGGCCGTCTCGGAACAGGGCCGCCTCCAGTTGCGCGGCGGCCACCGGGAGGGCGTTCGGCACTTCCTGCTCAGCGCCGACGGCGAACTCGTCGGGTACGGACAGCTGGAGGACACCGACCCCATCGAGGCGCCCGCCGCCGAGCTGGTCATCCGCCCCGGCCGCCGGGGCCGGGGGCACGGCCGGGCGCTGGGCGCCGCGATGCTGGCGGCCTCCGGGAAGCGACTGCGGGCCTGGGCGCACGGCGGGAAGTCGGCCGCGCGCCACCTGGCGCAGGTGCTCGGGCTGACGCTCTTCCGCGAACTGCGCCAGCTGCGCCGCCCGTTGAACCCGCTGGCGGTCGCGGAACCGGTACTGCCCGCCGGGGTCACCGTCCGTACCTTCGTACCCGGGCAGGACGACGCGGCCTGGCTCGCCGTCAACGCCGCCGCGTTCGCGCACCACCCCGAGCAGGGCGGCCTGACGCAGCGCGACCTGGACGACCGTACGGGCGAGCCGTGGTTCGACCCGAAGGGGTTCTTCCTGGCGGAGCGCGACGGCGAGCTGATCGGCTTCCACTGGACCAAGACGCACGCGCGGGAGCGGCTGGGCGAGGTGTACGTCCTCGGCATCAGGCCCGACGCGCAGGGCGGCGGCCTCGGCAAGGCGCTGACCGCGATCGGGCTGCGGCATCTGGCGGCGGAGGGACTGCCGACGGCGATGCTGTACGTGGACGCGGACAACTCGGCGGCGGTGACGGTCTACGAGCGCCTCGGCTTCGCCACGCACGAGGTGGACCTGATGTACCGCACGGAGTCCTGA
- a CDS encoding bifunctional metallophosphatase/5'-nucleotidase yields the protein MSATPQKNRAARRVLAAAAGLATVGALVAAMPATAQSQTQAKAPAHGSSQSHGHQKPKPKPKPSTVDVQLLSFNDLHGNLEPPAGSAGSVNETQADGTVKAIPAGGMEYLATSLRTARKGHPYSITAAGGDMVGASPLLSGLFHDEPTIEALNKVELDVTSVGNHEFDEGAVELARLQNGGCHPTEGCYEKGKKFKGADFPYLAANVTSEKTGKPILKPYTVWKKNGVKIGFIGVTLEGTPNIVTAEGVKGLKFHDEIETVNKYAKELDKQGVKSIVALIHEGGAPASTSYNYDCDSPGAGDGISGPIVDIAKGISPKVDALVTGHTHQAYACTIPDPAGNPRLVTSASSFGKLYTDTTLTYDLRTKDIVRTSVKSANHIVSRDQAKAKDMTSLIERWNKIAAPIANAPQGYISADINGRGATTPESPLGDLIADAQLDGMAAADKGGAQIAFMNPGGIRSDLVHKASGSEGDGVVTYGEAFTVQPFTNMMNAVNLTGAQLITTLQQQVSGSNEASPKILQVSRGLTYTLDMTKTGAARVVTDTVKLNNEPLDPSKTYRVAMNEFLAGGGDGFAALAEGTDKLVGASDLDMFNAYLKANSSATNPLAPPAADRITIIK from the coding sequence ATGTCAGCGACACCGCAGAAGAACCGCGCGGCACGGCGGGTGCTCGCCGCTGCCGCTGGTCTGGCCACCGTCGGCGCCCTGGTCGCCGCGATGCCGGCCACCGCGCAGAGCCAGACGCAGGCCAAGGCCCCGGCGCACGGCAGCAGCCAGAGCCACGGCCACCAGAAGCCGAAGCCCAAGCCGAAGCCGAGCACCGTCGACGTACAGCTCCTGTCCTTCAACGACCTGCACGGAAACCTTGAGCCCCCGGCCGGTTCGGCGGGCTCGGTCAACGAGACGCAGGCCGACGGCACGGTCAAGGCGATACCGGCCGGCGGCATGGAGTACCTGGCGACCTCGCTGCGCACCGCGCGCAAGGGCCACCCGTACTCGATCACCGCGGCGGGCGGCGACATGGTGGGCGCCAGCCCGCTGCTGTCCGGTCTCTTCCACGACGAGCCGACCATCGAGGCGCTCAACAAGGTCGAGCTCGACGTGACGAGCGTCGGCAACCACGAGTTCGACGAGGGCGCCGTCGAACTCGCCCGGCTCCAGAACGGCGGCTGTCACCCGACAGAGGGCTGTTACGAGAAGGGCAAGAAGTTCAAGGGCGCCGACTTCCCCTACCTCGCGGCCAACGTGACGTCCGAGAAGACCGGCAAGCCGATCCTCAAGCCGTACACGGTCTGGAAGAAGAACGGCGTCAAGATCGGCTTCATCGGAGTGACCCTGGAGGGCACGCCGAACATCGTGACCGCCGAGGGCGTCAAGGGCCTCAAGTTCCACGACGAGATCGAGACCGTCAACAAGTACGCCAAGGAACTCGACAAGCAGGGCGTCAAGTCGATCGTCGCGCTGATCCACGAGGGCGGCGCCCCCGCCTCCACCTCGTACAACTACGACTGCGACAGCCCCGGCGCCGGTGACGGCATCTCCGGCCCCATCGTCGACATCGCGAAGGGCATCTCGCCCAAGGTCGACGCGCTGGTGACCGGCCACACGCACCAGGCGTACGCCTGCACCATCCCGGACCCGGCGGGCAACCCGCGCCTGGTCACCTCGGCGTCGTCGTTCGGCAAGCTGTACACGGACACCACGCTGACGTACGACCTGCGCACCAAGGACATCGTGCGGACGAGCGTGAAGTCGGCGAACCACATCGTCAGCCGTGACCAGGCCAAGGCCAAGGACATGACCTCGCTGATCGAGCGGTGGAACAAGATCGCCGCGCCGATCGCCAACGCCCCGCAGGGCTACATCTCGGCGGACATCAACGGCCGCGGCGCCACCACCCCCGAGTCCCCGCTCGGCGACCTGATCGCGGACGCGCAGCTCGACGGCATGGCGGCGGCGGACAAGGGCGGCGCGCAGATCGCCTTCATGAACCCGGGCGGGATCAGGTCCGACCTGGTCCACAAGGCGTCGGGCAGCGAGGGCGACGGTGTGGTGACGTACGGCGAGGCGTTCACCGTCCAGCCGTTCACCAACATGATGAACGCGGTGAACCTGACCGGCGCCCAGCTGATCACCACGCTCCAGCAGCAGGTCAGCGGCTCGAACGAGGCGTCCCCGAAGATCCTCCAGGTCTCCAGGGGCCTCACCTACACCCTCGACATGACGAAGACGGGCGCCGCCCGGGTCGTCACGGACACGGTGAAGCTGAACAATGAGCCGCTCGACCCGTCGAAGACCTACCGCGTCGCGATGAACGAGTTCCTCGCGGGCGGCGGCGACGGCTTCGCGGCCCTGGCCGAGGGCACGGACAAGCTGGTCGGCGCGTCCGACCTGGACATGTTCAACGCCTACCTGAAGGCCAACTCGTCGGCCACGAACCCGCTGGCCCCGCCGGCGGCGGACCGGATCACGATCATCAAGTAG
- a CDS encoding NADP-dependent oxidoreductase, whose product MKAIRFHEFGSSEVLRYEDVDRPVPGTGQVLVRVAATSFNPVDDHIRAGALAAMLPITLPYVPGIDLAGTVAELGADVTGLEVGDRVVAMLPLDSAGGAAEYVLAPAGSLAPAPRTTELVDAAALPLTGLAAWQTAFELAELKPGQSVLVNGAGGAVGSLVVQLAVDAGAHVTAVDAPRHADRLRGYGADRVVGRLALAAGPAAVDGPFQVVVNHVRLAPEQLARLTDYVADGGVAASTAGPIPEDPARGVRSASLWVRSDGAQLTELVAKVDAGKLRLHVTAHRPVAELAAVHEDAGAGRLTGKTVVLAP is encoded by the coding sequence ATGAAGGCAATACGTTTCCACGAGTTCGGCAGCAGCGAGGTCCTGCGCTACGAGGACGTCGACCGGCCGGTCCCCGGCACCGGGCAGGTGCTGGTGCGGGTGGCTGCCACGTCGTTCAACCCGGTCGACGACCACATCCGCGCCGGTGCCCTGGCCGCGATGCTCCCGATCACCCTCCCGTACGTGCCGGGGATCGACCTGGCGGGCACCGTCGCCGAACTCGGCGCGGACGTGACGGGCCTGGAGGTCGGCGACCGGGTCGTGGCGATGCTGCCCCTCGACTCCGCGGGCGGCGCCGCCGAGTACGTGCTCGCCCCGGCCGGGTCCCTGGCCCCGGCGCCCCGGACGACGGAGCTGGTCGACGCCGCGGCGCTGCCGCTGACCGGCCTCGCGGCCTGGCAGACGGCGTTCGAGCTGGCCGAGCTGAAGCCCGGTCAGAGCGTCCTGGTCAACGGGGCGGGCGGCGCGGTGGGCAGCCTCGTGGTGCAGCTCGCCGTCGACGCGGGAGCGCACGTGACCGCGGTGGACGCGCCGCGGCACGCCGACCGCCTCCGGGGCTACGGCGCGGACCGGGTCGTCGGCCGCCTCGCCCTCGCCGCGGGCCCGGCCGCCGTGGACGGTCCGTTCCAGGTCGTGGTGAACCATGTGCGCCTCGCCCCGGAGCAGCTCGCGCGGCTGACGGACTACGTCGCCGACGGCGGGGTCGCCGCCAGCACAGCCGGTCCGATCCCCGAGGACCCCGCCCGGGGGGTGCGCAGCGCGAGCCTGTGGGTCCGCAGCGACGGAGCCCAGCTGACCGAGCTGGTCGCCAAGGTGGATGCCGGCAAGCTCCGGCTCCACGTCACCGCCCACCGCCCGGTGGCCGAGCTGGCCGCCGTACACGAGGACGCCGGTGCCGGCCGGCTGACCGGCAAGACGGTCGTGCTCGCTCCCTGA
- a CDS encoding DODA-type extradiol aromatic ring-opening family dioxygenase: MTTTSSPVSPNGLTSPFPSRTPAAAYDDLLARVLPQAREQRVWNPSDGPLPSLFVSHGAPFTLDDPQWLGDLYDWARSMPKPRAIVVVSAHWERAPVAISAAAAATPLYYDFSGFHPRYKTLPYATPDATDLARRLTGLLGRTPVHEFADRGLDHGAFIPLMAMYPAADVPVVQLSMPSLDPGALLALGARLRPLRDEGILVLGSGFMTHSFAVFRRPELAADTTAFDEWAVDALARGDADALTDYRDKAPSAAVAHPTADHFVPLLLTVGAADDPASAVSAIDRMVMGNSTRSVQLT, encoded by the coding sequence ATGACCACCACGAGCAGCCCGGTCTCCCCGAACGGCCTGACTTCCCCCTTCCCGTCGCGCACACCGGCCGCGGCCTACGACGACCTCCTCGCCCGGGTCCTGCCACAGGCGCGCGAGCAGCGGGTGTGGAACCCCTCCGACGGGCCCCTGCCCAGCCTCTTCGTCAGCCACGGCGCCCCGTTCACCCTCGACGATCCGCAGTGGCTCGGCGACCTCTACGACTGGGCCCGGTCGATGCCCAAGCCCCGGGCCATCGTGGTCGTCTCGGCCCACTGGGAACGGGCCCCGGTCGCGATATCCGCAGCCGCCGCGGCCACCCCGCTCTACTACGACTTCAGCGGCTTCCACCCGCGCTACAAGACCCTTCCCTACGCGACCCCGGACGCCACCGACCTGGCTCGGCGGCTCACGGGTCTGCTGGGCCGGACGCCGGTGCACGAGTTCGCCGACCGCGGCCTCGACCACGGCGCCTTCATCCCGCTCATGGCCATGTATCCCGCGGCCGACGTCCCGGTCGTGCAGCTGTCGATGCCCAGCCTCGACCCCGGCGCCCTGCTCGCACTCGGGGCACGCCTGCGGCCCCTGCGCGACGAAGGCATCCTCGTCCTCGGCTCGGGCTTCATGACGCACAGCTTCGCCGTCTTCCGCAGGCCGGAGCTGGCCGCCGACACCACGGCCTTCGACGAATGGGCCGTCGACGCCCTCGCCCGGGGCGACGCCGACGCCCTCACCGACTACCGCGACAAGGCACCGAGCGCCGCGGTCGCCCATCCGACGGCCGATCACTTCGTACCGCTGCTGCTCACCGTCGGCGCCGCCGACGACCCCGCCAGCGCCGTGAGCGCCATCGACCGCATGGTGATGGGCAACTCCACCCGGTCGGTGCAGCTGACCTGA
- a CDS encoding MarR family winged helix-turn-helix transcriptional regulator, whose translation MDTQSPWLDDDQQDLWQALLTVVIALPAALDRQLQRDAGISNFEYGVLAQLSMADEATMRLSDLARVCDSTQPRLSKVMDRFEARDWVARRPDPTDGRYTLAALADAGRQKLAESAPEHVAQVKRLVFDPLSAAQRRHFEAALTRVAATVRGELEGG comes from the coding sequence ATGGACACTCAGTCGCCCTGGCTCGACGACGATCAGCAGGACCTGTGGCAGGCGCTTCTCACGGTCGTCATCGCCCTCCCGGCGGCCCTCGACCGCCAGTTGCAGCGGGACGCGGGCATCTCCAACTTCGAGTACGGGGTTCTGGCGCAGCTGTCCATGGCCGACGAGGCCACGATGCGGCTCAGCGACCTGGCCCGGGTCTGCGACAGCACCCAGCCCCGCCTGTCGAAGGTGATGGACCGCTTCGAAGCCCGCGACTGGGTCGCCCGCCGGCCCGACCCCACCGACGGCCGGTACACTCTCGCCGCCCTGGCCGACGCCGGCCGGCAGAAGCTCGCCGAGAGCGCGCCGGAACACGTCGCGCAGGTGAAGCGGCTCGTGTTCGATCCGCTCAGCGCCGCTCAGCGCCGCCACTTCGAGGCCGCGCTCACCCGCGTCGCCGCCACCGTGCGCGGGGAACTGGAAGGAGGCTGA
- a CDS encoding DUF397 domain-containing protein has translation MIRKTTAGDASELAWFKSSYSDGNDGTSCVEIATTPGTVHIRDSKTLEGPRLTLTPGAWANFVTYTVED, from the coding sequence ATGATCCGCAAGACCACTGCCGGGGACGCCTCCGAGCTGGCGTGGTTCAAGAGCAGCTACAGCGACGGCAACGACGGCACCTCCTGCGTCGAGATCGCGACCACCCCCGGCACCGTACACATCCGCGACTCCAAAACCCTCGAAGGCCCCCGCCTCACCCTCACCCCCGGCGCCTGGGCGAACTTCGTGACGTACACGGTCGAAGACTGA
- a CDS encoding DUF397 domain-containing protein, whose translation MIRKTTAGDASELAWFKSSYSSGNDGTSCVEIATTPGTVHIRDSKTLEGPRLTLTPGAWANFVTYTVES comes from the coding sequence ATGATCCGCAAGACCACTGCCGGGGACGCCTCCGAGCTGGCGTGGTTCAAGAGCAGCTACAGCAGCGGTAACGACGGCACCTCCTGCGTCGAGATCGCGACCACCCCCGGCACCGTACACATCCGCGACTCCAAAACCCTCGAAGGCCCCCGCCTCACCCTCACCCCCGGCGCCTGGGCGAACTTCGTGACGTACACGGTCGAAAGCTGA
- a CDS encoding helix-turn-helix domain-containing protein, giving the protein MSVDGEAVQARSEADEPGWEVDPDDEWGVAVIATVGRQLKLRREAAGMRAGEFGRTVGYGEDMVYKIEAGKRIPRQDYLSRADEVLEADGLIAATWEDVKKVRYPKKVRALAKLEAEAVEIGIYESNGINGLLQTADHARALFMAMQPPYSPDEVERMVLARVARASVFECSPAPALSFVLEEAAVRRPIGGTMVWRQQLERLLEVGRLHNVVLQVMPLNSETHSGMDGKIELLKFADGRAVGRSDGAFSGRPTSELKHLRILELRYGTIRAQALSPRESLAFIEQLLGVPT; this is encoded by the coding sequence ATGTCGGTGGACGGCGAGGCGGTACAAGCCAGGAGCGAGGCGGACGAGCCCGGGTGGGAGGTGGACCCGGACGACGAGTGGGGCGTGGCCGTTATCGCCACGGTGGGACGGCAGTTGAAGCTGCGCCGCGAGGCGGCGGGGATGCGCGCCGGCGAGTTCGGGAGAACGGTCGGCTACGGCGAAGACATGGTGTACAAGATCGAGGCGGGAAAACGGATTCCCCGGCAGGACTACCTGAGCAGGGCCGATGAGGTGCTGGAAGCGGATGGTCTGATCGCGGCGACGTGGGAGGACGTCAAGAAGGTCCGGTACCCGAAGAAGGTGCGGGCGCTGGCCAAGTTGGAGGCCGAGGCGGTCGAGATCGGCATCTACGAGAGCAACGGCATCAACGGACTTCTCCAGACCGCTGACCACGCGAGGGCGTTGTTCATGGCCATGCAGCCCCCGTATTCCCCGGACGAGGTGGAGCGGATGGTGCTCGCGCGCGTGGCTCGTGCGTCGGTCTTCGAGTGCTCCCCCGCACCCGCGCTCAGCTTCGTCCTGGAAGAGGCGGCCGTGCGGCGCCCGATCGGGGGCACAATGGTGTGGCGCCAGCAGCTCGAACGTCTGTTGGAGGTGGGGCGATTGCACAACGTCGTTCTTCAGGTGATGCCGTTGAACAGCGAGACGCACTCCGGCATGGACGGCAAGATCGAACTGCTGAAATTCGCAGACGGCAGGGCCGTGGGCCGCTCCGATGGCGCGTTCAGCGGTCGGCCCACTTCCGAACTCAAACACCTGCGCATCCTTGAGCTGCGTTATGGCACGATCCGGGCTCAGGCGCTCTCGCCCCGGGAGTCGCTGGCCTTCATCGAACAACTGCTGGGAGTCCCAACATGA
- a CDS encoding ATP-binding protein produces the protein MIQETAETTAPLDPAAPTFSVLLSSTPRGARLARLLAESQLRDWGLPSDPGRLLAAELAANAASHGRVAGRDFRLTLRFVGDVLRIEVADTRRELLPVLQRLCPYAESGRGLLLVDALADRWGVTEGLFPRKIVWAEVRLA, from the coding sequence GTGATTCAGGAAACCGCCGAGACCACGGCCCCACTCGACCCCGCCGCGCCCACCTTCAGCGTGCTGCTCTCCTCCACGCCCCGGGGTGCCCGCCTCGCCCGCCTGCTCGCGGAGAGTCAACTCCGTGACTGGGGGCTCCCCTCCGATCCCGGCCGCCTTCTCGCGGCCGAACTGGCCGCCAACGCCGCCTCCCACGGACGGGTGGCCGGGCGCGACTTCCGGCTCACACTCCGCTTCGTCGGTGACGTCCTCCGTATCGAGGTCGCCGACACGCGCCGTGAACTCCTGCCCGTACTTCAACGGCTCTGCCCGTACGCCGAGTCGGGGCGTGGGCTGCTGCTCGTGGACGCGCTCGCCGACCGCTGGGGAGTCACCGAGGGCCTGTTCCCGCGCAAGATCGTCTGGGCGGAAGTGCGTCTCGCGTGA
- a CDS encoding MFS transporter, with translation MLLHDRNPAGPVPRISWAARVREAGAPLSIRSYRLHFTARLLSWTGSAVAPIGLAFAVLRIGGGPGALGAVLAASVVPQILLLLVGGVVADRLSRSRVMVWSNVVCAVAEVAAVLLLVSGTARVWHLVAMSAVCGAAGAFFTPAAGGIVVEVVPAELRHAANALLKIGQNMVKVAGPALGGVLVAVAGPGWALGWDALTFATSALLFSRISLKAKAVKVRTGFTADLREGWDDFRSRRWLWVMVCQAAVIVPVWLVGYQLLGPVYGQQVLGGAAPWGLVVSGFTAGLVAGAALALMWKPRQVGVVVCAGTGSMAVPLAAMATAVPLPVLVVATGVAGTGLAVSMTVWASLVQERIPADRLGRTLSYSTLGQILPVPFGYLLAGPASHLFGLRTTLATGALIITAASVVPLAIAQVRGLYLAPGATKDTGGPVPTARAER, from the coding sequence GTGCTGCTGCACGATCGGAATCCAGCGGGGCCCGTTCCACGTATCAGCTGGGCGGCCCGGGTCCGGGAGGCGGGCGCTCCACTGTCCATCAGGTCGTACCGGCTGCACTTCACCGCCCGTCTGCTCTCCTGGACCGGCTCGGCCGTGGCGCCCATCGGTCTGGCCTTCGCGGTCCTCCGGATCGGCGGCGGGCCTGGCGCGCTGGGCGCGGTCCTCGCGGCGAGCGTCGTACCGCAGATCCTGCTTCTGCTCGTCGGCGGGGTCGTCGCTGACAGGCTGTCCAGGTCCCGCGTCATGGTGTGGTCCAACGTCGTCTGTGCGGTCGCGGAGGTGGCGGCGGTGCTGCTGCTGGTCTCGGGCACAGCCAGGGTCTGGCACCTGGTGGCGATGTCGGCCGTCTGCGGGGCGGCGGGAGCCTTCTTCACCCCGGCGGCCGGGGGCATCGTCGTGGAGGTGGTCCCGGCCGAACTCCGGCACGCGGCCAACGCTCTACTGAAGATCGGCCAGAACATGGTGAAGGTGGCCGGACCGGCCCTGGGCGGCGTCCTGGTCGCCGTGGCCGGCCCCGGCTGGGCCCTTGGGTGGGACGCTCTGACGTTCGCCACCTCGGCACTCCTCTTCTCCCGGATCAGCCTCAAGGCCAAGGCGGTCAAGGTCCGTACCGGGTTCACCGCCGACCTGCGCGAGGGCTGGGACGACTTCCGCTCCCGCCGCTGGCTGTGGGTGATGGTCTGCCAGGCCGCCGTGATCGTTCCTGTGTGGCTGGTCGGTTACCAGCTCCTCGGCCCGGTGTACGGGCAGCAGGTTCTCGGCGGCGCTGCCCCGTGGGGACTGGTGGTGTCCGGCTTCACCGCCGGGCTGGTGGCCGGGGCGGCGCTCGCCCTGATGTGGAAGCCACGCCAGGTCGGAGTCGTCGTCTGTGCGGGCACCGGCTCGATGGCGGTGCCGCTGGCGGCAATGGCCACGGCCGTGCCGCTGCCCGTGCTCGTGGTCGCCACGGGGGTGGCGGGCACGGGGCTGGCGGTCAGTATGACCGTGTGGGCTTCGCTGGTGCAGGAGAGGATTCCGGCGGACCGGCTGGGCCGGACCCTGTCCTACTCGACACTCGGACAGATCCTGCCCGTGCCCTTCGGCTATCTCCTCGCCGGTCCCGCCTCCCACCTGTTCGGGCTCCGCACCACCCTGGCGACAGGCGCCCTGATCATCACGGCCGCCTCCGTCGTACCGCTGGCCATTGCTCAGGTCCGGGGGCTCTACCTCGCGCCGGGAGCGACCAAGGACACCGGCGGGCCTGTGCCCACGGCACGGGCGGAGAGGTAG
- a CDS encoding TfuA-like protein, whose translation MTVHVFSGPTVPGARVREVLPGAVTHPPVRHGDLMRLRTGPGDTLLIIDGLWHQSAPVRHKEILALLAEGVAVVGAASMGALRAAELAPYGMVGIGRIFEDFRSGALDADDEVAVLHTDDGLPLSEALVNLRAALTRAAADGQLDDAEADLLADLARSLPYTSRSWTALGRIAAGEGLGPAFSRADTWRRTHPCDAKREDAERALALLAAGLPPAPGAGAWAGEAWQTSFVRYWQAAFRPGAVACGQPVSFLALLHHQQLYDPGFPARWRTRVLAAIAHERCDDGCRPVGSAAVERSALRCAAAAGVEVGSMSGDQLAHWLTEEEVSRLPPEEALVRVVVRSARLDGAWTVWPATMAEAGDLLGSVPPAAEAVVAALVRNAEIEAADPHHTTAHLRAGRIASHLAQCWGLPEGYGRAMLDAAARDRAFRDVTGAIEVARAFYLSARAVGTGPPVSLVAPGAR comes from the coding sequence ATGACCGTTCACGTCTTCTCGGGGCCCACCGTGCCCGGAGCACGGGTCCGGGAAGTGCTCCCCGGAGCCGTGACGCACCCCCCGGTCCGCCACGGCGACCTGATGCGGCTCCGTACCGGCCCCGGCGACACCCTGCTGATCATCGATGGCCTCTGGCACCAGAGCGCCCCGGTGCGGCACAAGGAGATCCTGGCGCTGCTGGCCGAAGGCGTCGCCGTGGTCGGCGCCGCCAGCATGGGAGCCCTGCGTGCCGCCGAACTCGCCCCGTACGGGATGGTCGGCATCGGCCGGATCTTCGAGGACTTCCGCAGCGGCGCCCTGGACGCGGACGACGAAGTCGCCGTGCTCCACACCGACGACGGCCTCCCGCTGTCCGAAGCCCTCGTGAACCTGCGGGCCGCCCTGACCCGGGCCGCCGCCGACGGGCAACTGGACGATGCCGAAGCGGACCTGCTCGCCGATCTGGCCCGCTCCCTCCCCTACACCTCCCGGTCGTGGACCGCGCTGGGCCGCATCGCGGCCGGGGAGGGGCTGGGGCCCGCGTTCAGCCGGGCGGACACCTGGCGCCGTACGCATCCCTGCGACGCCAAGAGGGAGGACGCCGAGCGGGCTCTTGCCCTCCTTGCCGCCGGCCTGCCCCCGGCCCCCGGCGCCGGCGCGTGGGCGGGCGAGGCGTGGCAGACCAGCTTCGTCCGGTACTGGCAGGCGGCCTTCCGGCCGGGTGCGGTGGCGTGCGGGCAGCCCGTGAGCTTCCTCGCCCTCCTGCACCATCAGCAGCTGTACGACCCGGGGTTCCCGGCCCGTTGGAGGACGCGGGTCCTGGCCGCCATCGCCCATGAGAGGTGCGACGACGGGTGCCGCCCGGTGGGATCCGCGGCGGTGGAGCGGTCCGCCCTGCGGTGCGCCGCTGCCGCAGGTGTGGAGGTGGGCAGCATGTCGGGCGACCAGCTGGCCCACTGGCTCACCGAGGAGGAGGTGAGCCGGCTTCCGCCCGAGGAAGCACTGGTACGGGTCGTCGTCCGCTCCGCCCGCTTGGACGGGGCTTGGACGGTGTGGCCCGCCACGATGGCCGAAGCGGGCGACCTGCTCGGTTCCGTTCCCCCGGCCGCTGAAGCCGTCGTCGCCGCCTTGGTCCGCAACGCCGAGATCGAGGCGGCCGACCCCCACCACACCACGGCTCACCTGCGCGCCGGGCGCATCGCCTCTCACCTCGCCCAGTGCTGGGGGCTACCCGAGGGATACGGCCGGGCCATGCTCGACGCGGCGGCCCGGGACCGGGCGTTCCGCGACGTCACCGGCGCCATCGAGGTGGCCAGGGCGTTCTACCTCTCCGCCCGTGCCGTGGGCACAGGCCCGCCGGTGTCCTTGGTCGCTCCCGGCGCGAGGTAG